In Opisthocomus hoazin isolate bOpiHoa1 chromosome 3, bOpiHoa1.hap1, whole genome shotgun sequence, a genomic segment contains:
- the MRPL36 gene encoding large ribosomal subunit protein bL36m: MLSLLARAAAGPLRPLGRSPFCSLAPWWRAAAQASPVSRAPPPRCGAAAPRALLAVPPPALPPPLAGLKTKTSLKRRCKDCFIVRRRGRLYVCCKTNPRHKQRKL; encoded by the coding sequence ATGCTGTCCCTCCTGGCcagggccgccgccgggccgctccGCCCGCTGGGCCGCTCGCCCTTCTGTTCGCTGGCCCCGTGGTGGCGGGCGGCTGCGCAGGCCTCGCCGGtgagccgggccccgccgccacgGTGCGGGGCGGCCGCCCCTCGCGCCCTGCTGGCCGTGCCGCCgccggccctgccgccgccgctcgccgGGCTGAAGACGAAGACCTCTCTGAAGAGGCGCTGCAAGGACTGCTTTATcgtgcggcggcggggccggctgtATGTCTGCTGCAAGACCAACCCCCGGCACAAGCAGCGGAAGCTGTAG
- the NDUFS6 gene encoding NADH dehydrogenase [ubiquinone] iron-sulfur protein 6, mitochondrial translates to MAAPGATFRRLLLLSSSLPARPVPAARPYGVRASATGELVTHTGQVYEEGDYRRVRFVGRQKEVNKNFAIDLIAEQPVSEVESRVISCDGGGGALGHPKVYINLDKDTKTGTCGYCGLQFKQKHH, encoded by the exons ATGGCGGCGCCCGGCGCGACCTTCCgccgcctgctgctgctgagcagctcgCTGCCGGCCCGCCCGGTGCCCGCCGCTCGGCCATACGGTGTGCGGGCTTCCGCCACCGGCGAGCTGGTGACGCACACGGGGCAG GTATATGAAGAAGGCGATTATAGAAGAGTTAGATTTGTTGGACGACAAAAGGAG gTGAACAAGAATTTTGCGATTGATTTGATAGCAGAGCAGCCTGTGAGTGAAGTTGAAAGCAGAGTGATATCGTGCGATGGTGGTGGTGGAGCTTTGGGACATCCTAAAGTATACATAAACTTG gACAAAGACACAAAGACCGGGACGTGTGGCTACTGTGGACTTCAGTTTAAACAGAAACATCACTAA